AGATCCTTTTGCGGAAGTCGCTGCCGTCTTCTTGCGGACTGCTTACCACCTGAAACCCTTTGTTACTCTGAATTGAACCATCATATATGGGCTCAGAAGCAAGGACATTCCCGTTGTGTGAACTATTATCCTTGTACTTTCCGGCTTTGTGCACTTTGGTTTGGGACTTCTTTCTAGTTCTTCTCCTAAAGACCAGCCCCAATAGCCGTCCCATGCCCTTGATGCTTTGGGGCTTAAACGACAACAAGTGCACAATAACATGATACACTAGGTATGTAATACGATAGGTTATTTTCATGATAACACAAAATGTTCAAGTGGAAGCACTGGAAAAGAAATATATAGTCACAAAGATTATTGAGGAGGGAATTTTCTGGGAATAAGAGGGATATACCGACAGAAGTGGAAGTATTGTGAGATACAAGTGGTGTAATTCTGCTGGTGTTGTGAAGATGTTACTAACAAAAGATgttatttgtggattttaCTGAGGCTGGAGAATTAAGAGAACACCGAAGAGCACAAAAaaaaactccaaagaaCACCAAACACAGCATACACCCACTCCACCATGTTTTGAAACGCTCTGACACTCTCAAACAAACACGCGTCATATTCCTTTCACTACGAATCGTTCCTAGTGCTTGTCCCTTTCTGCCGTCGGCTCCCATCCTCGCCTCTCCCTCGCCAATTTTGCAGCTCTTCTGCGCGCGTCCATTTTCCATTACTTGACACATGAAGTTTTTAACCTCCAGATCTTTGATATACATAAGAACCATCTTCCTTTTCACAGGAGCGTTCTGGGTGTCAACCGACCCCAAGTCCCTCATTCACTCCAACTTTGTGTTACTTTTGGCCGAAGCCATGCAGTTGCCCATCATTCCAGTGGATAAAAAAAGCCCTCTGAACGGATTAATAGCCATGTTTATGACCATCACCGCCCTAAGCGACTTGATCCCATGTATGGCTGATAACGTTCAATACTTCGAGACGGTAGTGCCTACACGTTTGTTTGGCTTCTTCTGCTTGTGTGCCTACACATATTTGATCGAGGACAGAATATTCAGTAATAGCGTGGTATTTGTGTACTCGTTTTTGGAGATTTGGTTGAACctcttgatcttcaacaacttgcGGGACGAGAAGTATGTGCGGTTGAAGGAATACATCAACGAACACGGGGAGGAGATGCAGCAGGAGGCGTCTGAACACGTGAGAGTCATTGAAGATTAGGGAAGGAAGATTAGGGCAGAGaagatgagatgagattTTGGTGAAAGCTCGGTCGAGGCTGCTTCTACTCAGTTTACTTTGAGTTGAGCCTTACTGACTAGCTCTCTATTTAGTGTAA
The window above is part of the Yamadazyma tenuis chromosome 4, complete sequence genome. Proteins encoded here:
- a CDS encoding uncharacterized protein (COG:S; EggNog:ENOG503P2SV), producing the protein MKFLTSRSLIYIRTIFLFTGAFWVSTDPKSLIHSNFVLLLAEAMQLPIIPVDKKSPSNGLIAMFMTITALSDLIPCMADNVQYFETVVPTRLFGFFCLCAYTYLIEDRIFSNSVVFVYSFLEIWLNLLIFNNLRDEKYVRLKEYINEHGEEMQQEASEHVRVIED